GCCGTATTCTTAAGGATATTGTACTGAAACACAGAATGAATATCTGGAATCTGACTATCAGAATCATTTTCTTATCACAAACTACCACTGGAATTCTAGGAAATCTCTTTCTTATGTTCTACTGTCTAGACCGTTACTACAGAGAACACACATTAAAACCCACAGATTTGATTCTCATGCATCTAATGGCAGCCAATGCCTTGGTTATTCTCTCTGCAGGAGTGCCCCAAACAATGGTAGTTTGGGGATTAAAGCAGTTCTTGAATGATTTTGGATGCGAGCTCCTACTGTACATTCAAGGATTTGCTCGAAGTGTGTCCATTGGCaccacctgcctcttgagtgtctTCCAGGCCATGACCATCAGTCCCAGGAAATCCTTTTGGAGTGATAACAAAGTCAAAGCTTCAAAGTACATTGGCTGCTCCATTTCCCTACTCTGGGTATTCTACATGGTAATAcgtttcatttttcttatgtaCAAATTTATCAAAACGAATAGCAAAAACATGACAAGAAATCGAGATTTTGGATATTGCTCTACTACAGGACATGATGAGACCATTGACTCACTCTATACAACATTGGTGATGTGCCCTGAATTATTTTTTGCTGTGCTCATCACCTGGTCCAGTGCCTCAATGGTTGTCATTCTCTACAGACACAAGCAGAGGGTTCAAAATATCCGTAGCTGTCATGGTTCTAGTAGAAACTCCCCTGAGTCCAGAGCAACCCAGAACATCCTGGTCCTGGTGTCTACCTTCCTGGCTTTTTATACTCTCTCCACCATCTTTCGAGGCTGCATTGCTCTATTGTATAATCCCAGTTGGTGGCTGGTGTACATTTCTCGCCTcacttctctttgttttccatGTTTTGGACCCTTTGTTCTTATGAGACATTACTCAGTTTTGTCCATATTCAGTTTGGTATggttgagaaaaaaatgttctcataattttatcataacaatgtaaaatataagTTTTTCTTATCTTCCACATTTTACTCAATTATTACCTTATGAATCCATCAAAGAAAGTTAAGGTTTTAGCATCTAGTCTTCCTAATACTGCTAAAAATGAGTACAGGAATTTTGTCAGATGGTTGAAATAGAAGCCTACATGAGCTGATGATACTGTGTTTAGCACACTGTAATCCTCAGCTTTCAGACAGTAGAATTTTTCCTTTGCCCAGATGATGCACAAAGAATCCAGTAAGTTGTTGCCAATAGGGCTAAGTTTCTTGTGGCTCTCTTCCTCTCATGGAATCTTGACTGCCTGTTTGCTGCTGTACAGACACCTATATATACTGCACTCTAAATGCAAGGCGGACTGAAACCACGGTGGGCCATATATTGTGGTCTTGGTGGACCTTGTCCCATGACAGCTGCTCTAGCATGCTCCAGGACCAGAAATCTTCATTGATCATTTCCCAGATACTTTGATTTCAGCtgcatcagaaaacaaacaaacaaacaaaaaaactggctGTTCTTAACTTTATAGCCACACTCCTCAGCAAGTTCCGTGAAGATGATCATCTTCTTTAGCCACATAGAACAAAAATTATGACTACTATCTCTCACTTTGTACCAAAactgattaaaaacaaatgatgttTATGAGGTAATCTTGAATTTTGTTAGATAGcatcctttcctttttcccttttattacacatagatttttttctcatactatattacctgattacagtttcctttcACTTTACTCCTCTTAGTTACACCCACATCCTCTCCCATATAAATCTATTCCCTTTtggtttctcattagaaaaaataGGCTTCAGAAAGATAACTAAAAAACActtaacacaataaaatataataagaaatgTGGGTGCATTCCTGGTAAGCTGCACCTgacctggctccagagagtagcacctagctctagtccatcttttgtttagcagacatcttttgtttctcttgtcctCTATGAgaatcttgtctcagagtctccTAAGGATACACATGTCTATGTAAACCTCggttcaggaaacctggaaaaccatGGGACCTGAGAAAttgaggaatttgcacttggtgTTGTATTGTTGGGAGCTCCATTTAAGGTTATTTTGAGCATATGAAAATTATCTGGCTAAACTGTAatagagagaaatagaaatgCCTGAGGCAAAGGGAAGAGGTTTCAGTTCTTTGAGGCTGAACCCCcttgcagccatgaaaggctagattcatccTTAAGATTCTTCTGAGTCTTTTTCCTGGACCCACAGACCTATGCCACAACACACAgttacatttggcacccaatgtggggcttgaAGAAGGACAAAGAATCTGAAGAaggacagaggagctggctgccTTAAGAACTAGAGGGTGCACTCTCAGGGTAAGAAGACTCTAGGATTGGCAGGGTCATGGGGAATTTAAACTCCCCATCTCAGGAgcaacaaaatgtacagttgcCAATGattgtcaaaataaaaagtggtaactgcacaatttttaaagatagaaatacaATTGTTCCTGAAATAGGAAATAAGTCAAGAAAAAGACCTTTCTCAATAgataaaagggaaaggaaaaaaataaaaaaagaaatcttccaacagggaagagggaaggaaaggaaataaaagaaaatttccaaatagaaaaaggagaaaattttaattaagaaaaaaggatttttctgtaAAAAAGGGTAAAAATGTTAAAACTGGGCTTTAAGATTATAGGccctgtaaaagaaaaataaaggaaagaaaaaaagcctcttcccagtagtaatagaggaagaaaaggctcTTTCTGATATAAAAATTACAGGATAGCTAAAATTCTGAACTCTTTCTACCTGGGAGCACaggcatctgaattacaaagaatcaacaggTGGGCTCACTGCAGCAGCCCTAACAGCAAGCCCAGAGTATTGACTTCTATTGTCTGGTTGCTTAACTTTGCTTTaaatggttttttatttttccctcagagtgggaattaCTCAATATTAGAGATCCTTTCTTgggaaatattttctgttttctccttatGATAggaataactcattattagtATTCCCTTCAtgtgagaaagaggaagtttAAATGGGGTCAACTTCTGGTGAAgaatggtttcggtcaggacatggaatgctaagtcaatgcaaTTTGAGTTTCCAGAGATATTAATCATTCAGTGTATAGAGGATGTTGTTCTCCTTTGATTGtataataaatgtttggatgaatgtttgattttCATGGTAGGTTAACTAAAGGATCAGgattcacaattttaaaatatatattgggTATGCTCTTATCTGTTGATCATTGTTGATaatttggctctgctctttaagttgctttctagaaattcttgatTAAATTCTATAGAAGTATAACACCTTAAACAGATTATGTTgctagcttattaaataatgctTTATACTTCTCAGTAATGTTGGTATATTAAGTCTGCTCAAGTTACTTTTCTAAAGCTGGAGACAAAAATACCTGAAAGAACAACATGCTGGGTGTTTCATTTTGCTCTTATTTGAAGCCTGCTGAGGAGCTGGCTTGTGCTCTGAGCCCTTTGTCAGGTCTCATGCAGCTTGTGTCCTAGAATCCTGACTAAGTGGGTAATGGAATGCAGAAAAGACAGACTCAGAGACAACATACAATGGATTTTAGATGGAGTGGTGTTCTCTTATACAGCTACCACTGCAACTTGGTACCTCATCATATTCACTAAGTACAACCCATGGCAAAATGAGACTTTTCTCCATAGCAGGTGTCTGTATGTGAGCAGTCACAGGCTATTAATATCTGAGCTGAGGAAGTCTACTTGTCAGTTTTCTCACACACAGGTCATTTATTCACGAACTCTCAGAATCCAAAGGGAAGCTTTGCCAATCCTCTTTAACCTAGCTCATATGGATAATGGTTATTCCAATTTACCATGCACCAATTGGTGGTAGAATCCTTAAGAGAGCAAGTCTGCCAAAATACATTTTTGTCTGGCCTTGGTTTCAGGTATATAATGGTTGcataaaaaaatttgaaatatttttgcaTTGTAGAGGGAATTCATTTCTTGTGCTTGACACTGAGCCAACTAATTATAAATAATGAGGTCATGGGTATTAGAGGAGAATTTCGTACTACCATATTATTAAACCAGCATGATTCCTGACTGCATTGCAAATTCTTAACCTTATAATTACAGATAAGCATAGGCCTTGCACCTCATCAGAGAAATGTGGCTTGCAACAGACGGAGTCCATTAGAGAGAACtataacaaacaaaaaggctgAAAACAAGAGGCCCTGTGTTGCCTGGCCTCATCTGATACTTCTACAATATAACTACTGTGCCTAAGCCTCAAGGATCGTAGTGTAAGAAAGGTTGGGaagattataaaagccagaggaacaggaagatttctgtgatAGTAcatctagaaatgtcagagaaactTCACCCTTAAAGTCTCATCAATGTGGCTTCCAAAATAAGACCTAAACAAGGGTGATATTGATAGGCATGCAAAAATTGAAGGGGTAAATCTCATGAGGCCCCACCATAGACAGACAACTCCATACAACCAAAGAATACTGAGAAGacaagaaatagtcttctccagggaagatcCTATCAATTGATCATGCAATACCAATTAATCAGCCATGGAaagtaatacatacatacaagtaatactTTATGGGCAAATTAGGTTCTGTTTATAAAtgttgtatgtgtgggggtgtggatgagtatgcatgtgtgtgt
The sequence above is drawn from the Peromyscus leucopus breed LL Stock chromosome 1, UCI_PerLeu_2.1, whole genome shotgun sequence genome and encodes:
- the LOC114710872 gene encoding vomeronasal type-1 receptor 4-like, encoding MNIWNLTIRIIFLSQTTTGILGNLFLMFYCLDRYYREHTLKPTDLILMHLMAANALVILSAGVPQTMVVWGLKQFLNDFGCELLLYIQGFARSVSIGTTCLLSVFQAMTISPRKSFWSDNKVKASKYIGCSISLLWVFYMVIRFIFLMYKFIKTNSKNMTRNRDFGYCSTTGHDETIDSLYTTLVMCPELFFAVLITWSSASMVVILYRHKQRVQNIRSCHGSSRNSPESRATQNILVLVSTFLAFYTLSTIFRGCIALLYNPSWWLVYISRLTSLCFPCFGPFVLMRHYSVLSIFSLVWLRKKCSHNFIITM